The DNA sequence gACTCTGTGGTGAAGACCCTAGAATATGTAGACCCTAAGGCATCGGCTCGCAAATTGGGTCCTCTTAGTATGAGAGATGTGTATAGCGGAGTATCAGATACAGCTCTGATTGAGGCCATTTTGGGTGTTGAGAAGAAACCCCAATTGGGTTTGGAAGTTAAAGGTGAATTTGGGGGTTGCAAAGAGGAGAGATCAAGTGGTGCATTTATCTTAGTTGGTGGGGTTAGTTGTGATTTGAGTAAGAAATTAGAAGAAGGAGGAGTTGAGAGTGATTTGAAGGTGGAGTCTTTGACTCTGAATGAGGAGAATGTAGCCCGAGTTGTGCCGGGGAATGTCATGAATGTGAGATTTTTTCCGAGTACTAGTTTGAGGATGGTTGTGGTTGGGAATAAGGCTGGGAATGTTGGATTTTGGAATGTTGATTCTAAGGAAGGGGAGGAAGGTGGGATATGTATGTATCACCCACATTCTGGTCCCATTTCGGGGATTTCTGTTCACCAAGATTGCATGTCAAAGGTAACTTTAATTTCTTAACGTTTCTTTGTATGGTTTCAAATTATTTGTCATTTGAATATAGTTAACTTCATTAGGCTTTTGGTTTATAGTAGATTTCATAAATTGTCTTGGTTGGAATGTTGCCAGTTGTTCCATATGCATCCAAATGCTGAATTTCTGACTGACTAATGACTTGGAAACTGAGTTTGATTATGATAAGGCAACAACTCCTTTGGCACTATTTTCCTGCACTCTCAGGTTTTGATGTTATAGCTTAACATATGATTGTTGAATTAAAGTGCAGATCTTTACTAGTTGCTATGATGGGTTTATCCGATTGATGGATGCTGAGAAAGAGGTGTTTGATCTAGTATATTCAAGTGGTGAGACTATATATTCTCTCGCTCAACAGTCAAACAATGCAAAGTGTTTATACTTTGCTGAGGGTCGTGGAGGTATAAGTATGTGGGATGAGAGAACAGGAAACATCTCAGCCCAATGGAGTCCGCATGATGATAGAATCAATTCCATAGACTTTAACTCAGAAAATTCAAACATCATCACCACTAGTTCAACAGATGGAACTGCCTGCATTTGGGATTTGAGATGTATTGATGCAGATAAATTCGAAAGTTTGAAGACAATTGGCCACAAAAGGGCTGTGCATTCTGCCTACTTCTCACCTTCTGGAAGGTCGCTAGTGACGACAAGGTGACTATATTCTGTTGTTATTAAGAGGAATATCTTATGTCCCTACTGTAACATGCATGCTAGAATGAATTCATCATGTGCTTAACAAATACAGTTTGCTATATATTTGAGATCAATGTTGATCAACATGCACTCGTAGGCTTTATGAGTATGTTAGCTTTTGTTGTTTCCTATCTTATAAATGCTGTTTATGAAATGTTAGGGATATGTGGTTCCTAACAACTTCCTGATTTTCATGCAGTCTTGATGACACAGTTGGTATATCAAGTGGAGTTAATTTTGAGGACATATCAATGATATCCCATGATAATAATACAGGCAGATGGATTCCTAAGTTCAAGTAAGATTTCTACCAGATTTTCATATGCTGATGTAATTTTTCTTCGTCTAAATCTTCTGTTTTTTATAATCTGTCTTCATTTATTACATTTTGTGAGCTTTATGTAAAACCCTGAGCAGTGTTTCAATTACTTTGACTTTGGTTATGTACATCTTCTGGAAAGTATTATGAGCATGAAAGGGAGTCTCTTTCTGATTGCTATTAACACTTTGCACATGTGGTTTTTGAATATGTACAGTACTAAATTTTGCTAACATGAAAAAGGGATTGCTTTCTGACTTGAACACTGCGACAGGGCAATATGGGGCTGGGATGATGCATATGTCTTCATCGGAAATAAGAATAGAGGAATCGATGTTATCTCCCACCTTCAAAGAAGAGCAGTTTTCACTTTAAAGAGCCCATACATGTCTGCAATTCCGTGTAGATTGGCTGCTCACCCTTATAATGTTGGGATGCTAGCAGGAGCTACAGGTGGAGGCCAAGTTTATGTATGGACATTGGGATAAGAAACTCAGCATCGCTCAACGGACTCTGTACTTTTATAATTAGGGCAAGCATGATCAGCTTTGTACCTTTAAGTTGTTCTTACTGTTGGTTTTCGCTTGAGTTGAGCTTTGTTGGTATTCCATAGATTCATTTTTGAAGAGCTTTTCTATGAATAGTTTTTGCAGGTTCTAAAGCATATGTCATACCTTCGTAAAACTCAactaaaaggaaaaaacaagACCCCAGAAAAATCTATGAAACAAAGTCAAACAAGTGCTGCTTGAAGAAACACATCCCATAACACAGAATGCACCAGATAACCCAAGTGAAAATCAACCATTTCAAGATAATAACTATCAACAGATAATAGGAATCTGACTTCTGCCAAGAACACAAAGCACTTTCTAGAGCAAGAAAGTAATGGGCAAATTAACCTCCAAATGCCGAGTCAAAATTCCATCACTAGAATGTGTCAATTATTGTTTTGTTCTTTTCCAAGAGGTTAATTCATATGGAATTAATTCTTCATTACACGAAAGCACAGCTTGTGCCATCAACTTCCCAAGCCAACCATGGTACAACAATCCCCTTGAACCAAGCCCTCCAAATAACCAGTATTTGCAAGTTTGATTTTGACCTATAATGTTATTGACACAACCCAAAAGAGGAAGTGACCCATGAGGAGTGAGTGGTGGCATTGCCCTAAGGCCAGCCTTGGCTCCAATAAAGGTCCAATCTTTTACAACTGGATAAATGCTGCATGCCTTTGGTAGAagctctttaagggcttctgtAGCTTCATCCGCAGATACATTTGATGATGAATTTCTTGATTTCCATTCCCATGTTGAGCCCATATACAAACTACGAGGTCCTTGGACAGCAAGCCAAGCATCTGACAATATTGAGGGGCCAAAGCCTGGATACTCCCCTCTTCAACACAGAATTTTAGACAGATGAGTCGTATATATAGAACACAGGATAGTTGAGCATTTAGATGCTAAACCAAAAAAATCTAAGTAATGTCAATTGAGATGTGAAACTCAACAGTCCAAAGTTATATTTTTAAAGCCTGtttgtgtataaatatagaGTATGAAAAAATGCTTTTACCCCATGTTATCAGGAAGCTGCAGATGTGCAACGACACCTCTGCATGTCCTCAATGGAAGCCTCCCAGAGAGCTCAGGAAGCAGATCTGCTTTGGCTCCTAGACATACAATTACTGCCTGGTATTCCCCTGATGTTAAATGTAATCAAATACTAACAAGATAGGAAATATAGAAGCTCTAAAACTGTAGAACCATTTAAAACTACTGCATTGCAAGCTGACATTTTCAGAAGAACagaga is a window from the Rosa chinensis cultivar Old Blush chromosome 2, RchiOBHm-V2, whole genome shotgun sequence genome containing:
- the LOC112187995 gene encoding WD repeat-containing protein 76 isoform X1, with amino-acid sequence MATQKLTDYERKRLENIRRNEELMASLKLQSMATQLSASTKRPRVETKSYKVNSEKQPKTQDPTVIRRSLRTRGLPPDAKGLGGDGGDDSVVKTLEYVDPKASARKLGPLSMRDVYSGVSDTALIEAILGVEKKPQLGLEVKGEFGGCKEERSSGAFILVGGVSCDLSKKLEEGGVESDLKVESLTLNEENVARVVPGNVMNVRFFPSTSLRMVVVGNKAGNVGFWNVDSKEGEEGGICMYHPHSGPISGISVHQDCMSKIFTSCYDGFIRLMDAEKEVFDLVYSSGETIYSLAQQSNNAKCLYFAEGRGGISMWDERTGNISAQWSPHDDRINSIDFNSENSNIITTSSTDGTACIWDLRCIDADKFESLKTIGHKRAVHSAYFSPSGRSLVTTSLDDTVGISSGVNFEDISMISHDNNTGRWIPKFKAIWGWDDAYVFIGNKNRGIDVISHLQRRAVFTLKSPYMSAIPCRLAAHPYNVGMLAGATGGGQVYVWTLG
- the LOC112187995 gene encoding WD repeat-containing protein 76 isoform X2, producing MATQKLTDYERKRLENIRRNEELMASLKLQSMATQLSASTKRPRVNSEKQPKTQDPTVIRRSLRTRGLPPDAKGLGGDGGDDSVVKTLEYVDPKASARKLGPLSMRDVYSGVSDTALIEAILGVEKKPQLGLEVKGEFGGCKEERSSGAFILVGGVSCDLSKKLEEGGVESDLKVESLTLNEENVARVVPGNVMNVRFFPSTSLRMVVVGNKAGNVGFWNVDSKEGEEGGICMYHPHSGPISGISVHQDCMSKIFTSCYDGFIRLMDAEKEVFDLVYSSGETIYSLAQQSNNAKCLYFAEGRGGISMWDERTGNISAQWSPHDDRINSIDFNSENSNIITTSSTDGTACIWDLRCIDADKFESLKTIGHKRAVHSAYFSPSGRSLVTTSLDDTVGISSGVNFEDISMISHDNNTGRWIPKFKAIWGWDDAYVFIGNKNRGIDVISHLQRRAVFTLKSPYMSAIPCRLAAHPYNVGMLAGATGGGQVYVWTLG